The proteins below come from a single Methanothrix thermoacetophila PT genomic window:
- the tfe gene encoding transcription factor E: MVAVENPIHRAYLLKIVGEEGLRIVEAMPEEEVTDEHLAEITGISLNTVRKSLYLLYEHRLAIYRRKRDPESGWLTYLWKICPESLDSALEAEVRKLINKLNARLRYEKDHVFYACVNGCARFVFEEASENNFTCPFCQGSLEYMENSTIVEVIEERIKELSAALCS, encoded by the coding sequence GTGGTAGCAGTGGAGAATCCAATCCACAGGGCGTATCTGCTAAAGATCGTTGGCGAGGAGGGTCTGAGGATCGTCGAGGCCATGCCAGAGGAGGAGGTAACTGATGAGCATCTCGCCGAGATCACAGGGATCAGCCTCAATACGGTGAGAAAATCGCTTTATCTGCTCTACGAGCACAGGCTGGCTATCTACAGGAGAAAGAGAGATCCGGAGAGTGGATGGCTGACGTATCTCTGGAAGATCTGCCCTGAGAGCCTTGACAGCGCGCTTGAGGCAGAGGTCAGGAAGCTGATAAACAAGCTCAACGCCAGGCTCCGCTACGAGAAGGATCATGTGTTCTATGCATGCGTGAACGGATGCGCCCGATTTGTGTTCGAGGAAGCAAGCGAGAACAACTTCACATGCCCGTTCTGCCAGGGCAGCCTGGAGTACATGGAGAACAGCACAATTGTAGAGGTGATAGAGGAGCGGATAAAGGAACTGAGTGCTGCGCTCTGCTCCTGA
- a CDS encoding FAD-binding oxidoreductase, with protein MSPEQNSSIMDALRDIVGPRVSNSLAELCCYSCDASQVYGLPECVVRPLTREEVSRILKLAYEYEIPVTARGAGTGLAGGAVPVRGGVVLDMSGMNKILEIDVENLQVHVEPGVVVEQLNRALRPHGFFFPPNPGSSSVCTIGGLISNNGSGMRCVKYGTTKSYVLDLEVVLADGTVIRTGSKVLKSSAGYDLTRLMVGAEGTLGVITAARLRIAPMPKRRRLVMASFESAELAGMAVVKAFSAGIVPSACEILDSTTVKVLRRCDPNIVLPDGDILLFEVDGTDLSTSEDAKRVSEVCAGLAQSIRVASDQREMSEIWAARELVGAAISRLDPSKSRIYVGEDVGVPMKEIPNLMRKVQEISDSTGIPAMKYGHIGDGNLHVAWFIDVSSEEEWSRLRRAADMIHRAAIELGGTVSSEHGIGGARAGYMEMQWGPALEIMRAIKRALDPKGILNPGKLGL; from the coding sequence ATGTCACCGGAACAGAACAGTTCCATAATGGATGCGCTGAGGGATATTGTTGGACCCAGAGTCTCGAACTCGCTAGCCGAGCTCTGCTGCTACTCCTGCGATGCATCTCAGGTATACGGCCTTCCTGAGTGCGTCGTTCGACCTCTGACGAGAGAAGAGGTATCCAGGATTCTCAAGCTCGCATACGAATACGAAATTCCCGTGACAGCCAGAGGCGCCGGCACCGGACTCGCTGGAGGCGCTGTGCCTGTAAGAGGTGGCGTAGTTCTGGACATGTCCGGAATGAATAAAATCCTGGAGATTGATGTGGAGAACCTGCAGGTTCACGTAGAGCCTGGGGTTGTTGTTGAGCAGCTCAACAGAGCTCTCAGACCACACGGCTTCTTCTTCCCACCGAACCCGGGAAGCTCCAGCGTCTGCACGATAGGGGGGCTGATATCTAACAATGGAAGTGGCATGAGGTGCGTGAAGTATGGCACCACGAAGAGCTATGTTCTGGATCTTGAGGTCGTGCTGGCCGACGGTACCGTTATTCGGACAGGCTCTAAGGTCCTGAAGTCATCCGCTGGTTATGATCTGACGCGACTCATGGTCGGGGCAGAGGGTACGCTCGGAGTCATAACAGCTGCCAGGCTCAGGATCGCGCCTATGCCGAAGAGGCGGAGGCTGGTCATGGCCTCCTTTGAGAGCGCTGAGCTCGCAGGCATGGCCGTCGTGAAGGCATTCTCCGCGGGCATCGTGCCGTCTGCATGCGAGATACTGGACAGCACGACTGTAAAGGTTCTCAGGCGATGCGATCCGAACATAGTGCTTCCAGACGGTGATATCTTGCTCTTCGAGGTCGATGGAACAGATCTATCGACATCAGAGGATGCGAAAAGGGTATCTGAGGTCTGCGCTGGCCTGGCACAGAGCATCAGAGTCGCATCCGATCAGAGGGAGATGTCTGAGATATGGGCTGCCCGGGAGCTGGTCGGCGCCGCGATCTCCAGGCTCGATCCATCGAAGAGTCGCATCTATGTTGGAGAGGATGTGGGGGTTCCGATGAAGGAGATTCCCAATCTCATGAGAAAGGTCCAGGAGATATCGGACAGTACCGGCATCCCGGCGATGAAGTACGGCCATATCGGCGATGGCAACCTTCACGTCGCATGGTTCATAGATGTGAGCAGTGAAGAGGAATGGAGCAGGCTCAGGAGAGCAGCGGACATGATCCACAGAGCTGCCATAGAGCTCGGTGGGACCGTGAGCTCTGAGCACGGAATCGGCGGGGCGAGAGCTGGATACATGGAGATGCAGTGGGGGCCAGCTCTGGAGATCATGCGCGCGATCAAACGCGCTCTGGATCCGAAGGGGATACTGAACCCGGGCAAGCTGGGTCTGTGA
- a CDS encoding (Fe-S)-binding protein → MVDVDQIRRCVRCGACRAVCPSFEVLGWESFNTRGRMILIGKILDDSDGSWALESLGTCTTCALCSQMCPAGVTPSKVVEDARRVLASRNITGAWQIELRDRISSTGNSLGEAGRRHGWLSMLGTDASSDVKALDVKADQVYFAGCMASYRYPETAAKTFGILRKFGVSLLPSERCCGSPLLRTGLDASECMEENLRQIDEMDVDVVITGCAGCYTTLKNDYGLKVMSVAEFLAARISELEIGPLDFTVTYHDPCHLGRVNGIFDQPRKVIREICELEEMRSSRELARCCGGGGGVRAGYREISLEIARRRLADAPPEARYIVTACPMCVRNLNEAGGHGRVIDLVDLVAMACRK, encoded by the coding sequence ATGGTCGACGTCGATCAGATCCGGCGATGCGTTCGATGCGGTGCGTGCAGAGCGGTATGTCCCAGCTTCGAGGTTTTGGGGTGGGAGTCGTTCAACACCCGCGGGAGAATGATTCTCATCGGGAAAATCCTCGACGATTCGGACGGCTCCTGGGCGCTGGAGAGCCTCGGGACGTGCACCACCTGCGCCCTCTGCTCGCAGATGTGCCCTGCTGGAGTCACCCCCTCGAAGGTCGTGGAGGATGCGAGGAGGGTGCTTGCGTCCAGGAATATCACTGGAGCCTGGCAGATCGAGCTCCGCGACAGGATATCATCCACAGGAAACAGTCTTGGGGAGGCGGGGCGGAGGCATGGGTGGCTGAGCATGCTTGGTACGGATGCATCCTCAGATGTAAAGGCCTTAGATGTAAAGGCGGATCAGGTATACTTCGCGGGATGCATGGCATCATACAGATATCCGGAGACTGCAGCGAAGACGTTCGGGATTCTGAGAAAATTTGGTGTATCACTCCTCCCATCGGAGCGGTGCTGTGGCTCTCCGCTTCTCAGAACCGGTTTGGATGCTTCGGAATGCATGGAGGAGAACCTGCGTCAGATAGATGAGATGGACGTGGATGTTGTGATAACAGGGTGTGCCGGCTGCTATACCACGCTCAAAAACGATTACGGTCTCAAGGTCATGAGCGTGGCAGAGTTTCTTGCAGCCCGCATATCCGAGCTGGAGATCGGGCCTCTGGATTTCACTGTCACGTACCATGATCCATGCCACCTCGGCAGGGTGAACGGCATCTTCGATCAGCCCAGGAAGGTCATAAGGGAGATCTGCGAGCTCGAGGAGATGAGGAGCAGCAGAGAGCTCGCGAGATGCTGTGGCGGGGGAGGGGGTGTCAGGGCTGGATACAGGGAGATCTCGCTTGAGATAGCGAGAAGGAGGCTCGCTGATGCCCCTCCAGAGGCGAGGTACATCGTAACAGCGTGCCCGATGTGCGTCAGAAATCTGAACGAGGCGGGAGGCCACGGCAGGGTCATCGATCTCGTGGACCTCGTGGCGATGGCGTGCAGGAAATGA
- a CDS encoding SIMPL domain-containing protein, with protein sequence MDLKSVAVLMLVCLSAASIASAADVPTITVVGEGSVTVPADVVYVSVSASSDNENVTEAYAESSEKLNDTLDAIKNACTENCEILQGYSTGIQSTKVCSRGASNESICVNQTIVTVSASIRLQNPDQRTIESIKQTAESTGAYAAVTGYALSDATAAKNEARKKAVENARATAEAMVSAAGGRLGKIVDITESPLYLWDIPFGIFGPSVEPSTTEPGMVEVKTTVLVTYEIVS encoded by the coding sequence ATGGATTTGAAATCTGTTGCTGTACTGATGTTGGTCTGCCTCTCTGCTGCATCGATCGCATCTGCAGCGGACGTCCCCACGATAACAGTTGTCGGGGAGGGCAGTGTGACAGTGCCCGCGGATGTCGTGTACGTTTCCGTATCGGCATCAAGCGATAATGAGAATGTGACAGAGGCGTATGCGGAGAGCTCTGAGAAGCTGAACGATACTCTGGATGCGATAAAGAATGCATGCACCGAGAACTGTGAGATACTTCAGGGATACTCCACTGGGATCCAGAGCACGAAGGTATGCAGCAGGGGCGCCTCGAATGAGAGCATCTGCGTGAATCAGACCATTGTGACCGTATCCGCGTCGATACGCCTGCAGAACCCTGATCAGAGGACAATAGAGAGCATCAAGCAGACCGCAGAGAGCACAGGGGCTTACGCAGCTGTGACAGGCTATGCGCTGAGCGATGCCACGGCTGCAAAGAACGAGGCGAGGAAGAAGGCCGTTGAAAACGCCAGGGCGACAGCAGAGGCGATGGTCAGCGCAGCAGGCGGAAGGCTTGGAAAGATCGTGGACATCACAGAGAGCCCGCTTTATCTGTGGGACATACCGTTTGGCATCTTCGGACCATCTGTCGAGCCGAGCACGACAGAGCCTGGGATGGTCGAGGTGAAGACGACGGTGCTGGTGACATATGAGATCGTGAGCTGA
- the mtrH gene encoding tetrahydromethanopterin S-methyltransferase subunit H gives MFRFARDQSVINIAGLRIGGQPGELPTALAGTIFYHGHSIVSDEERGIFDAKRAEELINRQVEISEVTGNPGVLHIFASTRRAFERYLDFIDPIWNGPLIIDSSDPKTRGEMAIHVTEVGYADRTIYNSIGLASTEKEMGLLRESDIDSAILLAFSPNASSVESRMDLLRRDGGLLAIASNAGINNMLLDPGVAPLGSGAGAALRFAIVAKAKLGLPICSGMHNAASSWEWLRSRDKDMRRSCDASASALAASFCASLVLYGPIENARIIFPAVAMTDIMISEALEEMEVWPVWSHPRNKMV, from the coding sequence TTGTTCAGATTTGCCAGGGATCAGTCGGTGATCAACATCGCCGGGCTTCGCATCGGAGGCCAGCCGGGTGAGCTTCCCACAGCTTTGGCCGGGACCATCTTCTACCACGGCCACAGCATAGTCTCCGACGAGGAGAGGGGCATATTTGATGCTAAGAGGGCTGAGGAGCTCATAAACAGGCAGGTTGAGATCTCAGAGGTGACCGGAAATCCAGGAGTGCTGCACATATTCGCGAGCACACGGCGCGCTTTTGAACGATATCTCGATTTCATCGATCCCATCTGGAACGGCCCGTTGATAATAGACTCGTCCGATCCGAAGACAAGGGGAGAGATGGCAATACACGTGACCGAGGTTGGATACGCGGATCGCACGATCTACAACAGCATTGGTCTGGCGTCCACTGAGAAAGAGATGGGTTTGCTGAGAGAATCTGATATAGACTCGGCGATACTGCTAGCTTTCAGTCCGAATGCATCGAGCGTTGAATCCAGGATGGATCTGCTGAGACGTGATGGTGGTCTCCTGGCAATCGCCAGTAATGCTGGGATCAACAACATGCTCCTGGACCCGGGCGTGGCGCCACTCGGGAGTGGGGCAGGCGCCGCGTTGAGGTTCGCAATTGTTGCGAAGGCGAAGCTCGGCCTGCCGATATGCTCTGGCATGCACAACGCTGCGAGCTCATGGGAGTGGCTGAGATCGAGGGATAAAGACATGAGAAGATCATGTGACGCATCCGCCTCAGCCCTTGCAGCATCGTTCTGCGCAAGCCTAGTTCTATACGGCCCAATCGAGAATGCGAGAATTATCTTTCCCGCCGTCGCCATGACTGATATCATGATATCGGAGGCGCTGGAGGAGATGGAGGTCTGGCCGGTGTGGTCGCATCCAAGAAACAAAATGGTATGA
- a CDS encoding tetrahydromethanopterin S-methyltransferase subunit A has translation MDDDWPPVRGDYRVGDRRRGVAVVTLASSLEIRGAAIVGTCKTENLGVEKIVVNLISNPSIRYLIVCGAESRGHLPGDAIISLHRNGIDSSGRIIGAAGAIPFIQNLQPEAVERFRRQIDVVDMRGVEDVAEIERVVDHYREIAEPFPEPPFGVVKKTHRSMSQPSDIDVSLGPDVYLDVDTWVVFPLTQKQHLPSVSDGRGDGTCSDLPGISR, from the coding sequence ATGGATGATGACTGGCCGCCAGTTCGCGGTGATTACAGGGTTGGCGACAGGAGACGGGGCGTCGCAGTCGTCACACTTGCCAGCAGCCTGGAGATCAGAGGAGCTGCAATAGTCGGAACATGCAAGACCGAGAATCTTGGGGTGGAGAAGATCGTGGTGAATCTCATCTCCAACCCGAGTATAAGATATTTGATTGTGTGCGGCGCCGAGTCGCGGGGTCATCTGCCTGGCGATGCGATAATATCCCTGCACAGAAACGGCATAGACAGCAGCGGCAGAATCATAGGCGCTGCCGGGGCGATACCGTTCATCCAGAACCTCCAGCCCGAGGCGGTCGAGAGGTTCCGCAGGCAGATCGATGTTGTGGATATGAGAGGGGTCGAGGACGTAGCTGAGATCGAGAGGGTCGTTGATCATTACAGAGAGATCGCCGAGCCGTTCCCAGAGCCACCTTTTGGGGTTGTCAAAAAAACGCATAGGTCAATGTCCCAACCTAGCGATATCGATGTCAGCCTCGGACCAGACGTGTATCTGGATGTGGATACATGGGTGGTGTTTCCACTAACGCAGAAACAGCACTTGCCTTCAGTAAGTGACGGAAGAGGTGATGGCACTTGTTCAGATTTGCCAGGGATCAGTCGGTGA
- the albA gene encoding DNA-binding protein Alba, whose translation MAEDDVVFVGNKPVMNYVLAVVTQFNSGAKEVRIMARGRAISRAVDVAEVSRSRFLGDVVVKDIKISTETLNTDRGETNVSAIEIVLGK comes from the coding sequence ATGGCAGAAGATGATGTGGTGTTCGTCGGCAATAAACCAGTGATGAACTATGTACTGGCTGTAGTGACCCAGTTCAACAGCGGTGCGAAGGAAGTCAGGATAATGGCAAGAGGGCGTGCGATCTCCAGAGCTGTCGATGTCGCTGAGGTCTCACGCAGCAGGTTCCTGGGCGATGTTGTGGTAAAGGACATAAAGATATCGACCGAGACGTTGAACACGGATAGAGGGGAGACCAACGTCTCCGCGATAGAGATCGTACTTGGAAAGTGA
- the purN gene encoding phosphoribosylglycinamide formyltransferase: protein MESDTFTGSTPLPRIGVVSSGRGENLRYIIKATRSGYLRAEVAIVLTNQPDAGALRIAREFGVPAEFIDPAGLSREEYDRLLIERLDAARVDLVVLTGYMRILSPEFVRHYRNRILNIHPALLPSFRGVDAFQQALDYGVRWTGTTIHIVDEEVDHGPIVYQVPVPVKPGDTHESLKARIQRAEYKAYPKAIKMFLEGNPRIEGRRVVFEREASDRKNARS from the coding sequence TTGGAAAGTGATACCTTTACCGGCTCGACGCCTCTTCCGCGCATTGGTGTTGTATCCTCAGGGCGTGGAGAGAATCTCAGGTACATAATAAAGGCCACCAGGTCTGGTTATCTTAGGGCAGAGGTGGCTATTGTCCTGACTAACCAGCCGGACGCTGGAGCTCTCAGAATAGCCAGGGAGTTCGGTGTCCCGGCTGAGTTCATCGATCCGGCAGGCCTGTCCAGGGAGGAGTACGACAGGCTGCTCATAGAGAGGCTTGATGCTGCAAGGGTCGATCTGGTGGTTCTGACAGGCTACATGCGCATCCTGTCGCCTGAGTTTGTGCGGCACTACAGGAACAGGATCCTGAACATACATCCTGCTCTTCTTCCCTCCTTCAGAGGAGTGGATGCGTTCCAGCAGGCTCTTGACTACGGGGTGAGATGGACCGGAACGACGATACATATCGTTGATGAGGAGGTCGATCACGGCCCCATCGTGTACCAGGTGCCGGTTCCGGTGAAACCGGGTGATACGCATGAGAGCCTCAAGGCTAGGATCCAGAGGGCGGAGTACAAGGCATATCCAAAGGCCATCAAAATGTTTCTCGAAGGGAATCCGAGGATAGAGGGGCGGAGGGTGGTGTTTGAGAGGGAGGCATCTGACCGCAAGAACGCACGATCTTGA
- a CDS encoding HIT family protein produces the protein MDVLWAPWRIDYILSEKGKGCIFCEKPKENKDRENLILYRGKSHFVIMNAFPYNNGHMMVVPYRHTSTLSGWSGDELQEFMELADLCVSVLQRTMRPDGFNLGINMGEVAGAGIAEHIHLHIVPRWKGDTNFMPVLADTRVIPEHIRATYEKLLQNLKLMMQEK, from the coding sequence ATGGACGTTCTTTGGGCGCCTTGGCGCATCGATTACATATTGAGTGAGAAGGGAAAGGGCTGTATCTTCTGCGAGAAGCCCAAGGAGAACAAGGACCGCGAGAACCTGATACTCTACCGGGGAAAGAGTCACTTCGTAATAATGAACGCTTTTCCGTACAACAACGGTCATATGATGGTTGTCCCTTACCGTCACACATCGACGCTATCGGGATGGAGCGGGGATGAGCTTCAGGAGTTCATGGAGCTTGCTGATCTTTGTGTATCCGTGCTCCAGAGGACAATGCGGCCTGATGGCTTCAATTTGGGTATAAACATGGGTGAGGTGGCAGGTGCGGGCATCGCGGAGCACATACACCTTCACATCGTTCCAAGATGGAAGGGTGATACGAACTTCATGCCTGTTCTGGCCGACACAAGGGTGATACCAGAGCACATCAGGGCAACATACGAGAAGCTCCTCCAAAACCTGAAACTAATGATGCAGGAGAAGTAG